In Massilistercora timonensis, the following are encoded in one genomic region:
- a CDS encoding L-lactate dehydrogenase — MSSKITIIGAGSVGATIAYKLSGEDIASQIVLIDINKEKVEGEVMDIKQGTCFRNPVSIIAGEYADAKDSDIVIITSGIARKPGQTRIELTQTNVNIIKEITPQIVKAAPNAIYIIVSNPVDVLTYVFTKISGLPENQIIGSGTVLDTARLRYGLSEHFHVAQKNIHAYVYGEHGDSSFVPWSNADIASVNLDDYYAAMADKVGIEKLDKDAMEEYVHKSGGQVIAKKGATFYAVSVAVCELCNLILAASDSVATVSSMMHGEYGIEDVCLSTLTLVGPNGVQGRIPMHLTEEEVAKLQASAKVLKDVIAQIEI; from the coding sequence ATGAGCAGCAAGATTACGATTATCGGCGCAGGAAGTGTAGGCGCGACTATCGCTTACAAGCTTTCAGGAGAGGATATTGCCTCCCAGATCGTTCTCATTGACATCAACAAGGAGAAGGTGGAAGGCGAAGTTATGGATATCAAGCAGGGTACCTGCTTCCGGAATCCGGTATCCATCATCGCAGGCGAGTACGCGGACGCCAAAGATTCCGACATTGTGATCATCACCTCAGGGATCGCCCGCAAGCCCGGCCAGACCAGAATTGAACTGACCCAGACCAACGTGAACATCATCAAGGAGATCACGCCCCAGATCGTGAAGGCGGCGCCAAACGCCATCTACATTATCGTCAGCAATCCGGTGGACGTTCTGACCTATGTATTTACCAAAATCTCAGGACTGCCGGAGAATCAGATCATCGGTTCCGGTACTGTGCTGGATACAGCCAGACTGCGGTATGGCCTTTCTGAGCATTTCCATGTGGCGCAGAAGAACATCCACGCCTATGTCTACGGCGAGCACGGGGATTCTTCCTTTGTTCCCTGGTCCAACGCGGATATCGCCAGCGTAAACCTGGACGACTACTATGCGGCCATGGCGGACAAGGTGGGGATCGAGAAGCTGGACAAGGACGCGATGGAAGAGTATGTGCACAAGTCCGGCGGCCAGGTGATCGCCAAGAAGGGAGCCACCTTCTATGCCGTGTCTGTGGCAGTCTGTGAGCTGTGTAATCTGATCCTTGCGGCGTCTGATTCCGTGGCCACCGTGTCCAGTATGATGCACGGCGAGTACGGCATTGAGGACGTATGTTTAAGCACCCTGACCCTGGTAGGACCAAACGGCGTACAGGGCAGGATCCCCATGCACCTGAC